The Thermotoga neapolitana DSM 4359 sequence TCAGGAAAAACACTGATTCCGTAACTGAATTTCACCAGAAAGCGGTCTTCATCCACGACAACAGGTTCCCTGAAACGATCTTCTATCCTTCTGATCATGGCTTCTGCTCCATTGAAGTCCGTCTCAGGAAGGACTATCCCAAACTCATCTCCACCGAGTCTTCCAACGATATCGGATTTCCTCAAAAGCGTGGAGAGTGTTCTGGCGAACTCCTTCAGGACACGGTCTCCCACAAGATGCCCCTTCGAATCGTTTATGTGCTTGAAATCGTCCAGGTCGATGAAAATAAAGGAAAGTTTTCTGTTGTACCTCTTCGAAAGGTTCATCAGATAAACCAGTCTGCTTTCGAACGCCTCTCTGTTGTAAACACCTGTGAGCGGATCGTGTTCTGCAAGCCAGAGGATTCTCTCTTCACCCTTCAGTTTCCAGTAAACAAGTTCCAACTGGTTCTTCAAAAGTTTTGCCATCTCAAGAAAGTCTCTGTCAGGTTCTCTGCATGTGATGAGAAAGAATGCGAAAGTTTCTGTTTCGTGTTCCAGAGGAATTTTCAGGACACCGTTTTCACATGTGATGGTCTTTGGAACGTCAGACAGACTCTCTTCAAAAGAACTGCCAAGTGAGACTCTGAGGTGATACTTTCCATCTTCCTTCTCATAGAAAGCCACATCTTCTGCGTCGAACACCTCTGCGATCAAGGGCAGGTACTGTTTGAACACATAATCACTCCATCCAAGCGACAGAAGACTGCCTGACAGGTTCAAAAGGAGATGGTAGAACTTTCTGTCCTTTTCCAGAGAAAGAAGGTTTCTTCTTTCCTCGGTTATATCGATGCCGGCCACCATCAAACGGTTCTCCTCGAGGGGGATGAACACCCATCGTACGATTCTTTCTCCTCCGTCTCTGATGATACCTTCGTGCATAACTTTTTCCTTGAAGGCCTTTTCAAAAAGGTCCTTTGGAAAACTCTCAGGAAAGAGTTCGAACCAGTTTCTGTTCAGAAGGTCCTTTCGATCCGTCTTCAAAAGTCTGCATCCTGCTTCGTTTATGTCCTCCACCGTTCCATCTTCCCTCAGAATGATGCTCAAAACGGGTATGTTGTTGAAATATGTGAGAAACCTTTGCCTTTCTCTTCTGATCTGGTCTTCTATTTTTCTTATCTCGGAAATTGGCCTTGCGATTTCCTGTATCAGAACAACCGTTTTTCCTTCATATATGGGTATCAACTTGCTCTCACACGGAACGATCTCTCCGTCCTTTGAAACGAACTCTCTCTCCAGCGGCTCGACAGAACTCTCAGGATATGAAAGCGACATCATCCGGAGTGTGACCGTTTCATCCGAAGAGGAAATGTCTTCGATGGTCTTTCCTATCAACTCTTCCTTTGTGTACTTCAGGAACTTCTCGGTAGCGGGGTTCACCTCGACGATCTTTCCGTTCACATCGTAGAAGATCACCATGTCGTTGTTTTCGTTGAAGAGCCCTCTGAACATCAGGGTGAGTCTTTTCAGTCTGAGCATCACTTTGAAGGTTTCAAAGAAGATCAGGAAAGAGCCGGCCAGGTAGAAAATGAACTTCACCAGATAAAACGAGTCGGGAAAGAGAAAAAAGACCTCCAGAAAGTTCATCAGTGCACCAAGAAACAGCAAAGCAGCACCCATGAACGAAACGTTCATGTCGACAAGATGAAAGAGAACGATAAGAAGAAAAGAAGCAAAAAGAAAAATGACTCTGGAGAGAACGGTTCTCCAGTAGATCTCAAGATCCGTGTGAAGAAAGATTCCGTTCAAAAAGGAATGGATGATGAGAAAAACGGCACCCGCAAGGAGTGCCAGCCAGAGAATCTTCTTCATTTGACCCCTGCCAGCTCCCTGTGGACTCTTTTCAGAAGGTTCGGTATATCGAGTTTCTGTGGGCATTTGCTGAGGCACTCTCCGCATTCAACACAGAAAGAAGCGGCAGACTTTTGACTCTCAAACCATCTGTACGTTCTTCTGCCACCTTCCCAGTCTTCGAACATCACGGTTTCGTTGTACAGTCTGAAGTTTCCAGGGATGTCCACTCCGTTCGGACAGGGCATGCAGTATCCACATTCTGTGCAGTTTATGACTGCGAAAGACTCGAGCGTTTTCTTTATCTCCTCTATCATCTTCATGTCTTCTTCTGTGAGATTGTTCGGTGTGATTTTACTCATGATCTCCACGTTCTGCTTCACCTGTTCCAGTGTGCTCATGCCGCTAAGTATCGTGGAGACTTCTGGATGGTGTCCGAGCCACCTGAAACTCAGCTCGACGGGAGACCAGTCCTTTCCGTACTTTTCAAGGATTTTCATCACTCTCTCAGGAAGCCTTGCGAGTTTTCCACCCTTCAAAGGTTCCATGATCACAACGGCAAGACCTTTTGAGGCAGCATACTTGAGGCCTCTCAGACCGGCCTGGTAGTTCTCGTCCATGTAGTTGAGCTGTATCTGGCAGAAATCCCAGTCGTATCCATCCACGATCTCTT is a genomic window containing:
- a CDS encoding diguanylate cyclase domain-containing protein gives rise to the protein MKKILWLALLAGAVFLIIHSFLNGIFLHTDLEIYWRTVLSRVIFLFASFLLIVLFHLVDMNVSFMGAALLFLGALMNFLEVFFLFPDSFYLVKFIFYLAGSFLIFFETFKVMLRLKRLTLMFRGLFNENNDMVIFYDVNGKIVEVNPATEKFLKYTKEELIGKTIEDISSSDETVTLRMMSLSYPESSVEPLEREFVSKDGEIVPCESKLIPIYEGKTVVLIQEIARPISEIRKIEDQIRRERQRFLTYFNNIPVLSIILREDGTVEDINEAGCRLLKTDRKDLLNRNWFELFPESFPKDLFEKAFKEKVMHEGIIRDGGERIVRWVFIPLEENRLMVAGIDITEERRNLLSLEKDRKFYHLLLNLSGSLLSLGWSDYVFKQYLPLIAEVFDAEDVAFYEKEDGKYHLRVSLGSSFEESLSDVPKTITCENGVLKIPLEHETETFAFFLITCREPDRDFLEMAKLLKNQLELVYWKLKGEERILWLAEHDPLTGVYNREAFESRLVYLMNLSKRYNRKLSFIFIDLDDFKHINDSKGHLVGDRVLKEFARTLSTLLRKSDIVGRLGGDEFGIVLPETDFNGAEAMIRRIEDRFREPVVVDEDRFLVKFSYGISVFPDDGESIEELMKVADERMYINKFRKKEEKDDG
- a CDS encoding aldo/keto reductase — protein: MQYRDFGKTGVKTSLLGFGAMRLPVIGEDHSKIDEEKAIEMIRYAIDHGVNYVDTAYPYHGGNSEKVVGKALKDGYRERVFLATKSPVWQVEKHEDFYRYLDEQLEKLQTDHVDMYLMHALNRERWEKIKELRFFDFFEKVKAEGKIKFAGFSFHDRYPVFKEIVDGYDWDFCQIQLNYMDENYQAGLRGLKYAASKGLAVVIMEPLKGGKLARLPERVMKILEKYGKDWSPVELSFRWLGHHPEVSTILSGMSTLEQVKQNVEIMSKITPNNLTEEDMKMIEEIKKTLESFAVINCTECGYCMPCPNGVDIPGNFRLYNETVMFEDWEGGRRTYRWFESQKSAASFCVECGECLSKCPQKLDIPNLLKRVHRELAGVK